A genomic region of Geothrix edaphica contains the following coding sequences:
- a CDS encoding ABC transporter substrate-binding protein, whose protein sequence is MRRWLAFLLLAILSSAAGLPLLAARPQRVVSQAVGTDELLLALADPGQIAALSHIGRDVRFSVVAAEAKRFPALKDSDAESVLRFRPDLVLAASFTRPETLALLRRAGVRLVVLDRFDSLEDVYASLRILGRELGQEARAEALIAQCRARVQALAERLRGARPVRVLTAGAYPFTAGAGTTFQDLCDHAGALNVAAEAGLRGHAPTPSEKLLTWNAEVLVISGDRPDGSDARARLAEIPHYRALPAFKAGRFAVIPGALMSSVSHHRIDAYELLARALHPERLR, encoded by the coding sequence ATGCGACGCTGGCTTGCCTTCCTGCTGCTGGCCATCCTGTCGTCAGCGGCGGGCCTGCCCCTCCTGGCGGCGCGGCCCCAGCGGGTGGTGAGCCAGGCCGTGGGCACCGATGAGCTGCTGCTGGCCCTGGCGGATCCCGGCCAGATCGCCGCCCTGAGCCACATCGGCCGGGACGTGCGGTTCAGCGTCGTGGCGGCCGAGGCGAAGCGGTTCCCGGCCCTCAAGGACAGCGATGCGGAAAGCGTGCTGCGCTTCCGGCCCGACCTGGTGCTGGCTGCCAGCTTCACCCGCCCTGAGACCCTGGCCCTGCTTCGGCGGGCCGGGGTCCGGCTCGTGGTGCTGGACCGCTTCGACAGCCTGGAGGACGTCTACGCCAGCCTCCGGATCCTGGGCCGTGAGCTGGGCCAGGAGGCCCGCGCCGAGGCCCTCATCGCCCAGTGTCGTGCCCGGGTGCAGGCCCTCGCGGAGCGCCTCAGGGGCGCCCGCCCCGTCCGCGTGCTCACCGCCGGGGCCTATCCCTTCACCGCCGGCGCCGGCACCACCTTCCAGGATCTCTGCGACCACGCAGGCGCCCTGAACGTGGCCGCCGAGGCCGGGCTCAGGGGCCACGCCCCCACGCCCTCCGAGAAGCTGCTCACCTGGAACGCCGAGGTGCTGGTGATCTCCGGGGACCGGCCCGACGGCTCGGACGCCCGCGCCCGCCTGGCGGAGATCCCCCACTACCGCGCCCTGCCCGCCTTCAAGGCCGGTCGCTTCGCGGTCATCCCCGGCGCCCTCATGTCCAGCGTCTCCCACCACCGCATCGACGCCTACGAGCTGCTGGCCCGGGCCCTCCATCCCGAGCGCCTCCGGTGA
- a CDS encoding FecCD family ABC transporter permease, translating to MRARLAIPVLVALLVLAFLASLAFGELRLSYTQVLSALMGGGDDIARTVVRDFRLPRALVGMAAGAALGASGVVMQAFFRNPLASPGLLGVSSGGALGAVAVLALAPATGFAAATLWALPAASILGAFGATGAVLMLAQRGAGTERLLLSGVALNALLGAGTSFLLTTTAGHFEVNAQILFWLMGGLESRSWEHVWMGVPAIFVACLLLLPLGRAMDLLSLGEQSAQSLGVDVRRLRRHLIILSTVLTALATAVGGIIGFVGLVVPHMLRIAFGPDHRRLLPYSMLGGAAFLLACDLVTRTFPLGLRLGVVTSLIGGPFFLWLLRRPR from the coding sequence GTGAGAGCCCGCCTGGCCATCCCCGTCCTCGTGGCGCTGCTGGTTCTGGCCTTCCTGGCCTCCCTGGCCTTCGGGGAACTGCGGCTCTCCTACACCCAGGTGCTGTCGGCGCTGATGGGTGGTGGCGATGACATCGCCCGCACGGTGGTGCGCGACTTCCGCCTGCCCCGGGCCCTGGTGGGCATGGCGGCGGGCGCGGCCCTGGGCGCCAGCGGCGTGGTCATGCAGGCCTTCTTCCGCAACCCGCTCGCCAGCCCCGGCCTGCTGGGCGTGAGCAGCGGCGGCGCCCTGGGGGCCGTGGCCGTGCTGGCCCTGGCCCCCGCCACGGGCTTCGCCGCCGCCACCCTCTGGGCCCTGCCAGCGGCCTCCATCCTCGGAGCCTTCGGCGCCACCGGGGCGGTGCTGATGCTGGCCCAGCGCGGCGCCGGCACAGAGCGGCTGCTGCTCTCCGGCGTGGCCCTCAACGCGCTCCTTGGCGCGGGCACCAGCTTCCTGCTCACCACCACGGCCGGCCACTTCGAGGTGAATGCCCAGATCCTCTTCTGGCTCATGGGCGGCCTGGAGAGCCGCAGCTGGGAGCACGTGTGGATGGGCGTCCCCGCCATCTTCGTGGCGTGCCTGCTGCTGTTGCCGCTCGGCCGGGCCATGGACCTGCTGAGCCTGGGCGAGCAGAGCGCCCAGAGCCTGGGCGTGGATGTGCGCCGCCTGCGCCGCCACCTCATCATCCTCTCCACCGTCCTCACGGCCCTGGCCACGGCCGTGGGCGGCATCATCGGTTTCGTGGGGCTGGTGGTGCCCCACATGCTCCGGATCGCCTTCGGCCCCGACCACCGGCGCCTGCTGCCCTATTCCATGCTGGGCGGTGCGGCCTTCCTCCTGGCCTGCGACCTGGTCACCCGCACCTTCCCCCTCGGGTTGCGGCTGGGTGTGGTCACCTCCCTCATCGGCGGCCCCTTCTTCCTATGGCTGCTGCGGAGGCCCCGATGA
- a CDS encoding ABC transporter ATP-binding protein yields the protein MTVALHASGLSVPGRLEAVSLDLGPGELVAMVGPNGAGKSTLIQALAGLLPAHGTVQWNGQALSSIPVAERGRLLAWVGQEAHFEFAFPVREVVAQGRYAWGDDLTGVAEALAELDLTFLADRPATRLSGGERHRVGLARALATRAPIQLWDEPVAQLDVRHALEVMRLARRLVDGGGTVVVSLHDLRAAYRFDRVLVLDRGRLVGNGRPHEVLTADLIRQVFRVEATFVESLVPELPER from the coding sequence ATGACCGTCGCCCTCCACGCTTCTGGCTTGTCCGTGCCCGGCCGCCTGGAGGCGGTGTCGCTGGACCTGGGCCCGGGCGAGCTGGTGGCGATGGTGGGGCCCAACGGGGCCGGCAAGTCCACGCTGATCCAGGCGCTGGCAGGACTGCTGCCCGCCCACGGGACGGTCCAGTGGAATGGACAAGCGCTGTCGAGCATACCCGTGGCTGAGCGCGGGCGCCTCCTGGCCTGGGTGGGTCAGGAGGCCCACTTCGAGTTCGCCTTCCCCGTGCGGGAGGTGGTGGCCCAGGGCCGGTACGCCTGGGGCGACGATCTCACAGGGGTGGCTGAGGCTCTGGCGGAACTGGACCTCACCTTCCTCGCGGATCGCCCCGCCACGCGGCTTTCCGGGGGCGAGCGCCACCGCGTAGGGCTCGCCCGGGCCCTGGCCACCCGGGCGCCCATCCAGCTCTGGGACGAGCCCGTGGCCCAGCTCGATGTCCGGCACGCGCTCGAGGTGATGCGCCTGGCCCGGCGTCTGGTGGACGGCGGCGGCACCGTGGTGGTGAGCCTCCATGACCTGCGCGCCGCCTACCGCTTCGACCGCGTGCTGGTGCTGGACCGCGGCCGCCTCGTGGGGAACGGCAGGCCCCACGAGGTCCTCACCGCCGACCTCATCCGCCAGGTCTTCCGCGTGGAGGCCACCTTCGTGGAGAGCCTGGTGCCGGAGCTGCCGGAGCGCTGA
- a CDS encoding cation:proton antiporter has product MLLASLAPDPLAGTLMLLALLWLSAKVGGELAVRLKLPAVTGELAVGLALTALHRLWPWFPDVVASPGAELLGGLGVVVLMFAVGLESTVPQMLKVGAASLRVASVGVVGPMAVGLAGAWLLLPARAPFVLDLFIGACLCATSIGISAQVLREKGAADSLEGRVIVGAAVVDDVLGLLVLVAVSGLVGAAAGGRLGPELAKTLALALGFLAAALTLGRLATPRLFRLASRFRGEQVLLPLGLGFAFLLAWLGSLAGLASIVGAYAAGLILEPAHIEDLERRERHTLEELVHPLVMVLSPLFFVLMGAKVDPSALFKPATLGFAVLLAALGVAGKFVAGYAGGQGTRAAVVGWGMVPRGEVGLIFVATGAQLQLNGAPLLAPDIQAGIIGALLLTTVAGPVGLGWVLGRKQPA; this is encoded by the coding sequence ATGCTCCTGGCCTCCCTGGCCCCCGATCCCCTGGCCGGCACGTTGATGCTGCTGGCCCTGCTGTGGCTCTCGGCCAAGGTCGGCGGTGAACTGGCGGTGCGGCTGAAGCTGCCGGCCGTCACGGGGGAGCTGGCGGTGGGCCTTGCGCTCACCGCCCTCCACCGGCTCTGGCCCTGGTTTCCGGATGTGGTGGCTTCGCCCGGGGCGGAGCTGCTGGGCGGGCTGGGCGTGGTGGTGCTCATGTTCGCCGTGGGCCTGGAATCCACCGTGCCCCAGATGTTGAAGGTGGGCGCGGCCTCGCTGCGCGTGGCCTCCGTCGGCGTGGTGGGGCCCATGGCCGTGGGCCTCGCAGGCGCCTGGCTCCTGCTGCCCGCGAGAGCGCCCTTCGTGCTGGACCTCTTCATCGGCGCCTGCCTGTGCGCCACCAGCATCGGCATCTCCGCCCAGGTGCTGCGGGAGAAGGGCGCCGCCGATTCCCTGGAGGGCCGCGTCATCGTGGGCGCCGCCGTGGTGGATGACGTGCTGGGCCTGCTGGTGCTGGTGGCCGTGTCGGGCCTGGTCGGCGCGGCGGCTGGCGGAAGGCTGGGCCCCGAGCTGGCGAAGACCCTGGCCCTGGCCCTGGGCTTTCTCGCCGCGGCGCTCACCCTGGGCCGCCTCGCCACCCCGCGCCTCTTCCGGCTCGCCAGCCGGTTCCGTGGCGAGCAGGTGCTGCTCCCGCTGGGGCTCGGCTTCGCCTTCCTGCTGGCCTGGCTGGGCAGTCTGGCGGGCCTGGCGTCCATCGTGGGGGCCTACGCCGCGGGCCTCATCCTGGAGCCGGCCCACATCGAGGACCTGGAGCGCCGCGAGCGCCACACCCTGGAGGAGCTGGTCCACCCCCTGGTCATGGTGCTCTCGCCGCTGTTCTTCGTGCTGATGGGCGCGAAGGTCGACCCGAGCGCCCTCTTCAAGCCCGCCACGCTGGGCTTTGCCGTCCTGCTGGCGGCGCTGGGTGTGGCCGGGAAGTTCGTGGCGGGCTACGCCGGCGGCCAGGGCACCCGCGCCGCTGTGGTGGGCTGGGGCATGGTGCCCCGCGGTGAGGTGGGCCTCATCTTCGTGGCCACGGGGGCCCAGCTCCAGCTGAACGGGGCTCCCCTGCTGGCCCCCGACATCCAGGCGGGCATCATCGGCGCCCTCCTGCTCACCACCGTGGCCGGGCCCGTGGGGCTGGGGTGGGTGCTGGGGCGAAAACAGCCAGCGTGA